From the Polaribacter gangjinensis genome, the window TATCCTATTTTCATCGGGATTATTTGTCATTTTTAAGTTTTTTGAGATTTATAAAATTGATGTTTTAAAAGCGATTGTTGTCAATTACGTAATTGCTTTTATTCTTGGTTTTCTGTTTTCAGAAAGTAATTTTTCCATTTTAGAAGTTCCCAAACAACCTTGGTTTTTAGGTTCCATTTTTTTAGGAATTTTATTTATTGCAATTTTTTTTGTGATGGCAATGACATCTCAAAAAAATGGTGTTTCAGTAGCTTCAGTTGCTGGAAAAATGTCGGTTGTAATTCCCGTTTTTTTTGGAATTTTCTTATACAATGAATCTTTTTCATTTTTAAAAATTATTGGGATATTCATCGCTTTAATTGCAGTGTATTTGACTTCTTTTAGGGAACAAAAATCAACTTTACAAAAAAGTACGTTGTTTTTTCCTGTGTTACTTTTTCTTGGTTCTGGAACTATTGATACTTTTCTGAAGTATTTAGAAATAAATTTCGTTCCAAAAGACGATGTGTCCATTTTTTCAGGAAGTTTGTTTGGAATTGCGGCTATTGTTGGATCTTTATTTTTGTTGATACAACAGCTAAAACAACCAACTTCAT encodes:
- a CDS encoding DMT family transporter encodes the protein MIYLLLSILFSSGLFVIFKFFEIYKIDVLKAIVVNYVIAFILGFLFSESNFSILEVPKQPWFLGSIFLGILFIAIFFVMAMTSQKNGVSVASVAGKMSVVIPVFFGIFLYNESFSFLKIIGIFIALIAVYLTSFREQKSTLQKSTLFFPVLLFLGSGTIDTFLKYLEINFVPKDDVSIFSGSLFGIAAIVGSLFLLIQQLKQPTSFGIKNLIAGILLGIPNYFSIIFLIKSLQTKGFESSMLFTINNVVIVVLSTIFGVILFKEHFSLKNKIGIVLAVFGIIMVAMS